The Paenibacillus polymyxa M1 DNA segment TATGGAAAAAGGCATCCAGCTAGAATGGCATGTAGATCAGGAAATGCCAGGGATGCTGGTCGGTGATCATGTGCGTATCCGACAGATATTGGTGAACTTGGTGAGCAATGCGATCAAATTTACGGAGCGAGGGCATGTAAATATTTTTGTGGAGAGAAAGGCTTACAGCCGCCGTAAAAAGAAATGCCTGATTGAGTTTAGTGTAACTGATACTGGAATCGGCATCCCGGCAGACCGTCAGCATTTGTTGTTTCAGCCTTTTTCCCAGCTTCATCCGGCATTGAACCGGAAATATGGAGGGACAGGCCTCGGCTTGTCCATCTGCAAAAACCTGGTCAAGCTAATGGGAGGTTCCATTGGTGTGGATAGCGACGAGGCCAGAGGAGCAACATTCCGGTTCCAGCTGGATCTTAAACTGCCGGAAGGGCAAACGCTTGCCAATATAAGCCGTGATCAGCCTTATGATTCAAAGGAAGGCTAAAAAGAAATAGCCGTGATGCATCCTGCATCACGGCTATTTTTGTAAGAAATGTTCAAAGAAAAGATTGACAATCTGTTCTAACTGTACTATTAATGATAGTACAGTTAGAACAGTTGAATATGCATAAATGAATTTGAGCCAGTGTTGAAAGGAGGAAGTCCATGTGTTCGAGCTGGATATCCGCAGCCGTAAGCCGATCTACGAACAGCTTATGGAGAAGGTCAAGGAAATGATCATGTACGGATCGCTTCAGCCGGATGAGCAATTGCCTTCTGTACGGGCATTGTCCGCTCAACTTACGGTGAATCCGAATACGATTCAGAAGGCGTATCGCGAGCTGGAACGCGAAGGATATATCTATTCCGTTCAGGGTAAAGGTAGCTTTGTCACGCCTACCCAGCAGCAACCGCAACAAATGAAACGGGATGAGATTCGGGCGGCATTGTTAAAACAGATGATCGAAGCTGTCCATTTCGGTTTTACACAGCAGGAAGTGGACGACATATACGTGGAAGCTATGCAAACAAAGGAAAGGGGGATGTCCCTTGATTGAATTAAGGGAAGTCACAAAGACATTTACAGAAGAAAAGGCTGTCGATCAGCTTGCCCTCACGGTAAAGAAGGGCTCCATTTTTGGACTGCTGGGCTCGAACGGGGCAGGGAAAACGACCTTGCTCAAAATCATTGCCGGGATTTACCGACCGGATACGGGCAAGGTGCTAATCGGTGGTCAGCCAGTGTATGAGCAGCCTGAAGTCAAGCAGCACATTCTGTTTTTACCGGATACCCCTTATTTTTTCCCGCAAGCGACAATTCGTCAGATGGCCCGGTTTTACCGCTCCATTTATCCAAGTTGGAGTGAGGAACGCTACACACAGCTTACGGATATTTTCAAGCTGGACCCGAAGCGCAAACTCCACCGTTTTTCCAAAGGGATGAAGCGCCAAGCCGCTTTTTTGCTTGCCTTGAGCTGCATGCCTGAGCTGCTGGTTTTGGATGAACCCATTGATGGTCTGGACCCGGTGATGCGTAGAATGATCAAAAATCTCTTGTTCCAAGAAACCGCTGCACGTGAGATGACCGTCGTGATCTCATCTCATAATTTGCGTGAGATTGAAGACATGTGTGATCATGTCGGCATTATGCACCAAGGTCGGATGCTATTGGAAAAAGAGGTCGATGACCTCAAATCCGATACGCATAAGGTGCAGGTTGCTTTTCGGGACAGCATGCATGAGGAAGCTGTCTGTAGCCAACTTTCGGTCGTACATAAGGAGCGGAGGGGCAGTGTTCTGCTGCTTATTATTCGGGGTGAGCGAGAGCGGATTGCGGAGACGATTGAAGTGTATGAGCCACATGTATTCGATTTGCTACCGCTGACGCTTGAAGAAATTTTCATTTATGAAATGGAGGACGCAGGTTATGACATCCAACCGATTCTTCTGTAGCGGCGGCGTAATTCGCCAATGCCTGAGACAGCATGGCTGGATCGGTCTACTGTACTTGGCGGGATTACTGTTTACAGTACCGCTGTCATTGTTTATGAGCATTGGTGATGAACAACCACGAGTGGTTTTAAAAAGCTTGTTCGATAGCACAAGCTCAGGTAATGAATTGCAAAAATTAATTCTAGTGACCGTACCGGTGCTGGCAGGAGTGATGCTGCTTCGTTTTGTTCAGCGACAGGGGCCATCCGATTTGTATCACAGCCTACCTTTGCGTAGAGAGCATCTATTAACGGCACATTTAATTAGCGGTCTTATTCTTTTACTTGTACCTGTATGGCTGACTGCGGGAGTAACTGCTTGGGTTAACACGTCAGTCGAACTGCCTTATATTTTTCAAATTAATGACGTTGGATCGTGGGCTTTGGTTGTGTCCGTCCTTACGATTTTCTTGTTTACTTTTACTGTGTTTGTAGGGATTTGTGTGGGACAATCGTTGCTACAGACCGTAGTAGTGTATGTTTTGCTGCTATTGCCTCAGTTTCTATTCATGATGATAGGGCGTTTTCTGGAACGCAATTTATACGGATATGTGCGGGTGCGAGAAACCGTTGTTCAATATATTAACGGCTCGGAGTTTCGCAGCAATAATAATGTTTGGGAAAACTTATCGCCGTTTGTACGCATTATGGACAACTTGCCACAGCGCGCCTTTTCTTACATGGAGCTACTTGCCTATCTAGGTATCTCTCTGCTGTTTGTCGCCTTGAGTTATGGTTTGTATCGTAAACGCTTGGTCGAAAAGGCGACTCAGGCCATAGCATTTCCTTTCTTACAGCCTTTGTTCAAGGCAGGAGTCATACTATGCGCCATGCTTATACTAGGCGATTATTTTAATAATGCAGGTACAAGAGGAGCAAACTGGTCGATTTTTGGGTATGCACTTGGAGCTATTTTAGGCTATATCGTTGTAGAGATGGTCATTCGCAAGACGTGGCAAATTATGCGTGTTCGTGCTTTAGTGGAAATGGTCGTGTACGGTGTGATCATGGGGCTGGTACTATATATCCCGGTTTCAGGTTGGTTGGGTTATGAGGGGCGGATTCCAACAGCACACTCCGTAGAAAAAGTTTATGTCGGGCGAGAGGAGCCTCTAGGGGGAGATGCAGAAAAAGAAGCTTATTACTCCCAAGACAGGGCCTATATCACCTCTGTGCTGAATTTACATCGTGAACTCGTACGCGCACATGCAGCTGGCGAGAAAATGTTGTCCAAAAACCTGGCCGTCGAATCGGCATTCATAGTCTACCGTTTGGATGATGGTTCCACTATGACTAGGCGTTATACATTCCCGGAAAAGCCTTTCAGGACAGAACTGACTAAGGTGATGGAAGCAGAGCCTTATAAAACGGTAAGATACGAGCTGGATAAGCTGCAAGGAAAAGCAGAGACGATTAATATCCAA contains these protein-coding regions:
- a CDS encoding GntR family transcriptional regulator; the encoded protein is MFELDIRSRKPIYEQLMEKVKEMIMYGSLQPDEQLPSVRALSAQLTVNPNTIQKAYRELEREGYIYSVQGKGSFVTPTQQQPQQMKRDEIRAALLKQMIEAVHFGFTQQEVDDIYVEAMQTKERGMSLD
- a CDS encoding ABC transporter ATP-binding protein gives rise to the protein MIELREVTKTFTEEKAVDQLALTVKKGSIFGLLGSNGAGKTTLLKIIAGIYRPDTGKVLIGGQPVYEQPEVKQHILFLPDTPYFFPQATIRQMARFYRSIYPSWSEERYTQLTDIFKLDPKRKLHRFSKGMKRQAAFLLALSCMPELLVLDEPIDGLDPVMRRMIKNLLFQETAAREMTVVISSHNLREIEDMCDHVGIMHQGRMLLEKEVDDLKSDTHKVQVAFRDSMHEEAVCSQLSVVHKERRGSVLLLIIRGERERIAETIEVYEPHVFDLLPLTLEEIFIYEMEDAGYDIQPILL
- a CDS encoding multidrug ABC transporter permease translates to MTSNRFFCSGGVIRQCLRQHGWIGLLYLAGLLFTVPLSLFMSIGDEQPRVVLKSLFDSTSSGNELQKLILVTVPVLAGVMLLRFVQRQGPSDLYHSLPLRREHLLTAHLISGLILLLVPVWLTAGVTAWVNTSVELPYIFQINDVGSWALVVSVLTIFLFTFTVFVGICVGQSLLQTVVVYVLLLLPQFLFMMIGRFLERNLYGYVRVRETVVQYINGSEFRSNNNVWENLSPFVRIMDNLPQRAFSYMELLAYLGISLLFVALSYGLYRKRLVEKATQAIAFPFLQPLFKAGVILCAMLILGDYFNNAGTRGANWSIFGYALGAILGYIVVEMVIRKTWQIMRVRALVEMVVYGVIMGLVLYIPVSGWLGYEGRIPTAHSVEKVYVGREEPLGGDAEKEAYYSQDRAYITSVLNLHRELVRAHAAGEKMLSKNLAVESAFIVYRLDDGSTMTRRYTFPEKPFRTELTKVMEAEPYKTVRYELDKLQGKAETINIQSVDDSERRVVLTNPKETREFEDILREEVLNMSYSEMQSHRYPLGSVSITNKESSSTNNEPSWHREFSFEWPASYHKLTGWLEQKGYADKVIIDSKDIFSIRAVPIIAEELEPYQSNQYIEDYKLFKSIQQKHKAITIEDPKLWSTVLEKRRPYSYTPNMAKDTYLVQFKIKPLFSSDPHTRYCYLTPSDMTPELAKALPAVP